In Polypterus senegalus isolate Bchr_013 chromosome 12, ASM1683550v1, whole genome shotgun sequence, the following are encoded in one genomic region:
- the sqor gene encoding sulfide:quinone oxidoreductase, mitochondrial, translated as MAGSFLQTSRLLLQCCSGTPSFHVCKLHMTSSMAAKEHYKVLVVGGGSGGISMSARMKRKVGAGNVAVIEPSEKHYYQPLWTLVGAGAKSVSSSERSTSSVIPSGVKWIRSRVQEFNPDKNCVRTDKGTEISYEYLIVALGLQLHYEKIKGLPEGFKYPKIGSNYSVQTVDKTWNALKNFKEGNAIFTFPNTPVKCAGAPQKIMYLSDAYLRKTGKRAKANIIYNTSLPVLFGIKKYADSLWKVVKSRDLNVNFRHNLIEVRPDKQEAVFEKLDNPGETVVFEYEMLHVTPPMGPPDVLKRSSLADEAGWLDVDKDMLQHKKYPNVFGIGDCTNLPTAKTAAAVAAQSAVLDRTISNLMKNKQPDKKYDGYTSCPLVTSYNTVILAEFDYTGQPLETFPIDQSKERMIMYYMKASLMPQIYWHGLLKGFWGGPGPYRKIMHLGLK; from the exons ATGGCTGGCTCTTTCCTTCAAACTTCAAGGCTGTTGCTTCAGTGCTGCTCAGGAACTCCGAGCTTCCATGTATGCAAGTTACATATGACTAGCAGTATGGCAGCAAAAGAGCACTACAAGGTTCTAGTAGTTGGTGGTGGAAGTGGTGGAATTTCAATGAGTGCACGAATGAAGAGGAAAGTTGGAGCCGGAAATGTTGCAGTCATAGAGCCAAGTGAG AAACATTATTACCAGCCACTCTGGACTTTGGTTGGAGCTGGTGCAAAAAGTGTCAGCTCATCAGAAAGGTCCACCTCCAGTGTCATTCCATCGGGTGTGAAGTGGATTCGATCCAGAGTGCAAGAGTTTAACCCAGACAAGAATTGTGTCCGCACAGACAAAGGCACTGAG ATATCATATGAGTACCTGATTGTTGCACTTGGATTGCAGTTGCattatgaaaag ATTAAAGGATTACCTGAAGGTTTTAAGTATCCAAAGATTGGTTCCAATTACTCTGTCCAGACAGTAGATAAAACGTGGAATGCCTTGAAGAACTTTAAAGAAGGCAATGCCATCTTTACATTTCCCAACACACCTGTGAAATGTGCAGGGGCACCTCAGAAAATCATGTACCTCTCGGATGCCTACTTACGAAAG ACTGGGAAAAGGGCCAAAGCCAACATCATATACAACACTTCTTTGCCAGTGTTGTTTGGAATCAAGAAGTATGCTGACTCCCTGTGGAAGGTTGTGAAGAGTCGGGACCTGAACGTCAATTTCAGACATAACCTCATTGAGGTTCGACCGGACAAACAGGAGGCTGTGTTTGAGAAACTAGACAACCCTGGAGAAACTGTGGTTTTCGAG TATGAAATGCTTCATGTAACACCACCTATGGGACCTCCTGATGTTCTGAAAAGAAGCTCTTTAGCCGATGAAGCTGGTTGGCTTGATGTGGACAAAGACATGCTGCAGCACAAGAAGTACCCTAATGTGTTTGGTATTGGTGACTGCACTAATCTCCCAACTGCAAAGACAGCTGCAGCCGTAG ctGCTCAGTCTGCTGTTCTTGACAGGACAATCTCAAATCTAATGAAGAACAAGCAGCCTGATAAAAAG TATGATGGCTACACTTCATGTCCACTGGTCACAAGCTACAATACTGTCATACTGGCTGAATTTGACTATACTGGACAACCTTTGGAGACTTTTCCTATTGACCAAAGCAAGGAACGGATGATCATGTACTACATGAAAGCAAGTTTGATGCCACAGATTTACTGGCATGGCTTGTTGAA GGGATTCTGGGGAGGACCTGGCCCTTACAGAAAAATAATGCACCTTGGTTTAAAGTAG